AGACCCCTTATGAGGCATACTGGAATCTGCCTATTGGCGGATATAGGAAATCAGAACAGCTTTTGGAGGCGGCATGATGGCCGGTGCATTCCACCTTAAATCAGCCCCTAACCTGTCCAATGGATGGGGTCCACCTCTGAGTATATTCTTCATAGTATTTGGGAAATATTTCCTGCAAGTATTTTAATTGCTCATTCAAGTTCCACTCAATCCCTGTGCCGTCGTATATTTTTTCAAACACACTTGAGTCTAGTTCGTAAGTTACTGGAATAGGAGAATAAAAGTGTGCAGGAGTTATATGTAATGAGAAATATTTTTCCCAAAATTTAAAACTCTTTCTTGAAAATAAGTGTAAAGCTTTTATCAGACCATCCTTGTTGCAATTTCTTACCACTTTGCTGATGATTCCATTTTTCATAAGTGATTCTCCTGGTTTGGGATGATAGTTTATGCGCTCCAACAATTAATATACTGCCAGCCGTATTTGCTGGAATAGAAAAAGTATAGTTGTATGAATAGAAAAATACAATCACAAAATGTATATCATTAGGATGCGCTTTTGAGGGAGGCTGAGGAGGAGTTTGGGAGAGGGTGAAGGTTTTTCCAGTTTCAGTTATTGTTTCTTAATTTCTCATTCTCCATCTTAAGTTCAGCCATCTTTAATTCCCTGTTGATAGCCATATCATAAAATGCTTCAAGTTCCTTCATTCTGTACAGGATCTCATTTTCCATCTTCTTATGTATTGTAATGTCTTTCACAATGTGTATCACACCTTTTGTGGAATTGTCACTGTTGAATAGCGGCAATGCCTTGATCTCCAGATGCATATTAAGGTGTGGTTCAAATATTTCTACGATAGAAGGCTTGCCGCTTTTAAGGCAATCGCAACTTGGGCATTCTTTTGGCGGGGTATTACTCCCGTGGTAATTCTCATAGCATTTTTTCTTTAAGATCTCAGCTGAAGATGTTTTAAGCAGTTTTTTAGCTGAGCTGTTGGCTGCGATAATATTGTAGTTATTGTCGTGTATGGTGACCATGTTGCCGAAAGAGTCTTCCCAGTCAAGGATCATCTGCTCAAATGATTTTTCCATCTTCATAGTATCGCAGTCCGTTTTTCGCTTCCTATCACAGTGATCCCGGAAGGGTCGGTGTATGCTCTCCAGTATGGTTTTTTACTTCCGATGCCGATATGCACATCTTCTTCGATAATATTGTATGAATCAACTATCACCTTGTTCAGTCTGCATCCTTTCTTGAGCACAACGTGATCCATGATTATGGAATCCCTCACCTCTACGCCGTCTTCAATGATAGCGCCGCGTCTGATGACGGAATTTATTATCTTGGCATTCTTCACAACAGTGCCTTCGGCGATGAGGCTGTTGGTGATATTCCCAGCCAGTATCTTTGCGGCAGGCAGAGCGCTTCTTGAGGGATGTATGGGCCAAAGGTCGTTCTGTATCTCAAAGACCGGTTCTTCTCCGAGCATATCCTGATGCGCGTCCCAGAAGGATTTGATTGTGCCGACATCCCTCCAGTAGCCCTTTTCTTCATAAGGCTTTGTCCCGGGAATTACATTGCCGGCAAAATCATATGCAAAGAGCTTTGCATTGTTATTAAGAAGGTTAGGCAGCACATGCGAACCAAAGTCATATTCCTTCTTTTGATGCGTCTCTCTCAATGCCTCGATGAGCGTATCTGTATTGAAGATATAATTGCCCATTGAGCAGTATGCATTGTTGGGGTCGCCGGGTATGGGCGCGGGGTTTGCCGGTTTTTCATCAAAACTTCTTATCCTTCCGTCAGGGTCGGCGGCGATAATGCCGAACTGGCTTCCCTCTGCTATGGGCACAGGCCTGGCTGCCACTGAGACCTCTGCATCATGTTCCATATGAAAATCGATCATCTGCCTTATGTTCATGCGGTATATGTGGTCAGCTCCGAAGACCGCGACCATTTCAGGTTTATGAAGGCGTATGAGGTTCAGGTTCTGAAATACAGCGTCTGCAGTACCGAGAAACCAGTCAGGGCCGAGCCTCATCTGGGGAGGGACGACTGTGACGAAGTGTTCCTGTATGACGGAAGAGAGAACCCAGTTTGCCCTTACGTGTTCGATGAGCGACTGAGACTTGTACTGGACAAGGAGATAGTTGGAAAAGATCTTTGAATTGATCATATTGCTCAGGACAAAGTCGATTATCCTGTAGCTGCCTCCGAAGGGCACGGACGGTTTGGAACGCTCAAATGTGAGGGGGAAGAGCCTGTTGCCTCTTCCTCCTGCCATGATTATCGCAAGAATTTTCGGATGCGCCATATCTTATCCTTTCTCCAGCTTGGTATTGATATACAATATCATACAGATGACCTTCCATACAGCTTTGTCATGTACTTAAGTTTTTTTATCAGTAAAGGTTCTATCGCTTCTTCTGAAAGCCTCCATTCCCAGTTGCCTGTGGTAATTCCCGGTATGTTCATCCTATCTTTCTCCCCGAGGCCGAGAATATCCTGCATCGGGATGATAACTGTGTCTGCGACAGACATCATGGCAAGCCTGATGAAGTCGCTATGGATAGTTCTTGATGATGCCTTATGCCCGATATAATCTGAGATTCTTTGTTTCCCTTCAGCATCAACCTCATTTTTGAACCAGCCTTTGATAGTGTTGTTGTCATGGGTGCCGGTGTAGGCCACGCAGTTTTTTGTATGATTATGCGGGGCGTAAGGGTTGGTTGCTATGTCTTGCCCAAATGCAAAGAGAAGCACTTTCATGCCCGGGAATCCGAACTTCTTCATGATCTCTGTCACATCAGGGGTGATGATCCCAAGGTCTTCGGCAATAATGGGTAATTGCGGAAAATGTTTTAAAAGCGTGTTAAAGAAATCTTCAGCAGGCGCTGCGATCCATCTTCCGTTCACAGCGGTCTTCTCGCCTGCTTTAACCGCCCAGTAGCCGACAAATCCCCTGAAGTGGTCAAGCCTGAAGAGGTGAAGAAGCTTCATATTATGCTCTATCCTTTTTATCCACCATGAGTATCCGCTCTCTTTAAGCGCGTCCCAGTTATAAAGCGGATGTCCCCATAACTGTCCTGTCTCGCTGAAGTAGTCAGGAGGCACGCCCGCTACAAGTGAAGGTTTCTTCTCTTCATCCAGTATGAATATCCCGGGGTTTGCCCATACATCAGAGCTGTCATAATTTACATAGATTGGGATGTCCCCCAATATCTTTATGCCTCTGCATTCGCAGTGATCCTTCAGAGACTGCCACTGTCTGAAGAAGAGATACTGCAGAAATTTCAACTTCAATATCATGTCGCCTGACCTTCCGGCCCATTCGCTTAAAGCATCTTCATTTCTGTCCCTCAACTCCTCAGGCCATTTACTCCAGTCGATGCCGTCGTACTCTTTTTTTATCGAAATGAAGAGGCTATAATCCTCAAGCCAGTCCGAGTTCTCTCTGCAGAAGTTCTGGAAATCATGATGATGGGAAAGTCTGTCTTTGTTTTTTTCAAAAGCCAGGCTGAATATAGCATCTTTATATTCAGTAACTTTCTGATAATCCACCCTGCCTTTGGGAAATGCCGGAGGATTCTGAATTTCATGCTCAGCGAGAAAGCCGTCCCTTGCCATGAGTTCCGGGCTTATCAGAAGATGATTTCCTGCAAATGCGGAAAAGCTGCTGTAAGGAGAATTTCCGTATGCCGGGCATATCGGGGTCAGAGGGAGTATCTGCCAGCAGCTCTGCCCTGCCTCCGCAAGAAAATCAGCGAATAAATAAGCAGCCGGCCCGAGGTCTCCTATGCCATAGGCTGAAGGGAGGGATGTGACATGAAGAAGGATGCCGCTGCCGCGTCTCATCAGGTGACCTTGATATGAAGATAATAGCCTAACTTTCTAAATGCCTCTACCCATCTCTTTGCAAATTCATCGCCGCCTTTTGCTCTCTCTTTCATGGTTATGTAAGTTTTCTTGGAGATCATGAAGTACAGGTTCTGCGCCTTCCAGAGATCCATGGTCAGAGATAAGGGGTTCAGTATCCTGAATGCGTTATCTATCAATTCAAAGAGGCGCAGGTCTTCAGGCTCATGGCTCAGCTTTTCCATCAGGCTGTTCACCCATGAACTGATCGAGAAGCCGATTGTTGCCGAGTCGATCTTCAGCGACCATTTCACAGCCTCATCAGCCAGGCTCTTAAGCTTCTCAAGGTCCAGTTCTTCTCCGGTATCAAAGATCTTTTTCAGGTCGGTATTAAGGATATACTCAGTTGCGGCTGAAAAAGGCCTCGGCAACCTTACTTTCAGGCTGTGAAAGAAGTTCATTACAGCGTAGTGGTTCTCATAGATCTGGCGGTATGATGCCTCGATGCTTGCGTATGTCAAACGCAGTATCTGGTTCAGGATCTTTCTCTGCTCATCTTTAAAGAGGTGCCAGATCGAATAGATATTGCCGCCGAAGTGTTTGTCCATGAACCTTATGACCTCATGCATATCGCCTCTGTCAAACGCGGTTTGTATCTCGTTCTGCATGGCTGAGAAGTCTTCATCGCCAATAAAATATTCAGCACCTCCGCTGATGTTGTGGTCGCCGAGATGGAGCACGGCAAAATTGATCGGCTTTTCCTCCCATGTTATATTGGAGCGGATGACCGCTTTTCCGGTTGCAAGCTTAAGTTTGCCGGCCTCTGTTTTGTTATATGACACATTTTCCGCGATATAGCAGAATAACTCTATGTGCGAATTGTATTTCTCAAAGAAAGAAGAGATGCCGTAGTGCGCGCCGACCCTGAGCAGGTCGGTCCTCGCTGGTTTTACGTAGAGGTCATAGACTCTGGCGGCGTTCCCAAAGACATTGCTCGGGGTCTCGCCGAGCCTCATCAGGTAGTCAGCCTCGAGCGTGAGGCCGAAAAGGTCTTCCGCGTATTGGATCGCCCTTGAAGCGTACTGCATGGTCTGAACCCCTTCAATGCCTGATACATCATCAAAGAACCAGCCGCAGCTCGTGTACATGAGCATGGCATTTCTCTGCATCTCAAGAAGGCCGAGCGCCTTCACCTTTTCTTCTTTGGCAAGCTCTTTGCGGGCATGGCTTTTAAGATAGTTCTCTACATTCGGCACAGACCTGTCAAATACCGCATCGATATAACCGTCTCTTGCGCCCCACGGGTCTTTGAAATAATTTGATGCCTCACTCTCAAAAACTTTAACGAGCGTGTCCCTAAGGCTGTCCATGGCGTCCCTTAAAGGCCTTCTCCATTTCTGGTTCCAGTCATGATGCATCCCTGTGTTGCAGCCGCAGTTGCTTCTCCAT
The DNA window shown above is from Thermodesulfovibrionia bacterium and carries:
- a CDS encoding DUF3536 domain-containing protein, which codes for MDRYICIHGHFYQPPRENPWLEEVELQDGAYPYHDWNERITAECYAPNAASRILDPEERIIEIVNVYSKSSFNFGPSLLTWLERRKSDVYEAILEADRLSIARFSGHGSAIAQAYSHMILPLANKRDMRTQIVWGIKDFEKRFMRFPEGMWLPETAVNTETLEVLAELGIKFTILSPRQAQKIRKRDTPNWLDVSGERIDPTMPYLCMLPSGKSINIFFYDGPIAQEVSFAGLLKNGEGFARKLLSAFNDQRNRPQLVHIATDGENYGHHHRFGDMALSYCLHYIESNNLAKITNYGEYLEKHPPTHAVEIIENSSWSCIHGVERWRSNCGCNTGMHHDWNQKWRRPLRDAMDSLRDTLVKVFESEASNYFKDPWGARDGYIDAVFDRSVPNVENYLKSHARKELAKEEKVKALGLLEMQRNAMLMYTSCGWFFDDVSGIEGVQTMQYASRAIQYAEDLFGLTLEADYLMRLGETPSNVFGNAARVYDLYVKPARTDLLRVGAHYGISSFFEKYNSHIELFCYIAENVSYNKTEAGKLKLATGKAVIRSNITWEEKPINFAVLHLGDHNISGGAEYFIGDEDFSAMQNEIQTAFDRGDMHEVIRFMDKHFGGNIYSIWHLFKDEQRKILNQILRLTYASIEASYRQIYENHYAVMNFFHSLKVRLPRPFSAATEYILNTDLKKIFDTGEELDLEKLKSLADEAVKWSLKIDSATIGFSISSWVNSLMEKLSHEPEDLRLFELIDNAFRILNPLSLTMDLWKAQNLYFMISKKTYITMKERAKGGDEFAKRWVEAFRKLGYYLHIKVT
- the malQ gene encoding 4-alpha-glucanotransferase, with amino-acid sequence MRRGSGILLHVTSLPSAYGIGDLGPAAYLFADFLAEAGQSCWQILPLTPICPAYGNSPYSSFSAFAGNHLLISPELMARDGFLAEHEIQNPPAFPKGRVDYQKVTEYKDAIFSLAFEKNKDRLSHHHDFQNFCRENSDWLEDYSLFISIKKEYDGIDWSKWPEELRDRNEDALSEWAGRSGDMILKLKFLQYLFFRQWQSLKDHCECRGIKILGDIPIYVNYDSSDVWANPGIFILDEEKKPSLVAGVPPDYFSETGQLWGHPLYNWDALKESGYSWWIKRIEHNMKLLHLFRLDHFRGFVGYWAVKAGEKTAVNGRWIAAPAEDFFNTLLKHFPQLPIIAEDLGIITPDVTEIMKKFGFPGMKVLLFAFGQDIATNPYAPHNHTKNCVAYTGTHDNNTIKGWFKNEVDAEGKQRISDYIGHKASSRTIHSDFIRLAMMSVADTVIIPMQDILGLGEKDRMNIPGITTGNWEWRLSEEAIEPLLIKKLKYMTKLYGRSSV
- a CDS encoding PAS domain-containing protein, translating into MKMEKSFEQMILDWEDSFGNMVTIHDNNYNIIAANSSAKKLLKTSSAEILKKKCYENYHGSNTPPKECPSCDCLKSGKPSIVEIFEPHLNMHLEIKALPLFNSDNSTKGVIHIVKDITIHKKMENEILYRMKELEAFYDMAINRELKMAELKMENEKLRNNN
- a CDS encoding glucose-1-phosphate adenylyltransferase; the protein is MAHPKILAIIMAGGRGNRLFPLTFERSKPSVPFGGSYRIIDFVLSNMINSKIFSNYLLVQYKSQSLIEHVRANWVLSSVIQEHFVTVVPPQMRLGPDWFLGTADAVFQNLNLIRLHKPEMVAVFGADHIYRMNIRQMIDFHMEHDAEVSVAARPVPIAEGSQFGIIAADPDGRIRSFDEKPANPAPIPGDPNNAYCSMGNYIFNTDTLIEALRETHQKKEYDFGSHVLPNLLNNNAKLFAYDFAGNVIPGTKPYEEKGYWRDVGTIKSFWDAHQDMLGEEPVFEIQNDLWPIHPSRSALPAAKILAGNITNSLIAEGTVVKNAKIINSVIRRGAIIEDGVEVRDSIIMDHVVLKKGCRLNKVIVDSYNIIEEDVHIGIGSKKPYWRAYTDPSGITVIGSEKRTAIL